A genomic region of Pogoniulus pusillus isolate bPogPus1 chromosome 35, bPogPus1.pri, whole genome shotgun sequence contains the following coding sequences:
- the CRB2 gene encoding protein crumbs homolog 2 isoform X1 translates to MELKKTTSRTYSAALLLPLFLLFWGTSSSDNDSRCSSSPCQNGGSCKDLEMGYECTCPSEPVAYTGINCELLYDACVKPKCLAPRICNATPGLLEYECICMPGFTGIDCNININECESNPCKEPHFECVDSVNGYTCKCQTGLNGEGCQTESPVCSSHPCLNNGTCVEGPGDYSCICQPGFTGANCRDNIDECASNPCQNGAICRDRVDEYSCFCVPGFQGYNCEIDINECASRPCRNNGTCLNEMDHYVCQCVPGYTGVNCDAEIDECDSDPCQNGASCNDHVGFYTCTCIPGYQGIHCEVDIDECVSLPCQHNGMCRDLINSYHCDCSDTGFEGNHCEVDILECASEPCLNNATCVEGIKNYSCACWPGYTGQHCEEDVDECATDPCHNGGVCFQRSNQTYYGTLPDFPSTFSYSQAAGFLCSCQPGFAGETCFTNIDECKSQPCQNGGSCVDLTNGFVCRCLPGYSGVECAVNINECEEGPCKNGAVCEDGIADYTCHCAPSQDGIIWGGKNCSVKLTGCQTHDCQNEALCIPTYQAESHGHLCQCQPGFYDATCSTPTTFSFASRGYLLIELPENNESRRDVAGDQLASVSLRFRTTLPSAILFYRGHEAEYLFLELLDGILRAGLKRDDAGYTLLLEGLRVDDGQWHKVEIVLHDTVQLKLWHESCDAGVCQQSSPVPSDTALIPHAFLNVYLGGAGEPMANNTHSQQGFVGCLEDLQVDAETVLPEDLPMGKSSPVQRGCDRTEWCLSQPCFHGGLCVDLWATFRCDCSRPYGGPACTYERPAATFGLENSTSFASFTLSDSLGADFNISFFIRSRKPDGLLLQISNESHPCLTIYLKNGKLAVEMVSTGAVTFPENLVDGKRHLVALSFQGAIVRAHQSDMYLELGQLLARPLLAGYEVYIGGHPNPDSTDMWGGYFKGCLQDIQLNSHHVELFQVENYSLPQELNRTLNDNLVKGCISDDTCKSEPCQNGGKCIVTWNDFHCSCPANFTGKFCEERVWCESDPCPEATTCINVPAGYVCLANATFNSYTAVEFTTNMSVTRTLSSLHMDFRTRDEDAVLLQAVEEVDSLQIAIKNSSLLIDIRSGNSIEGVSFLSPKSVTDGAWHTISVFMEEPSALSSRWLFQLDGSVNTTLQGNAGNLDFLKNNALIVVAENYSGCLGQVNIGGIYLPFTAHHSYPQPEQFQQSSSRTILLGCSGADVCASSPCLNAGTCEDLFNSFSCACSTGWGGLLCESNIDDCQSNPCVHGDCVDAVADFQCECFRGFIGKRCDINVDDCIRHQCRNGATCVDGVYGYSCKCPPQFSGPRCEWPFPPEQCGKNFTCLNGGKCVTESWGANCSCKPGFTGRNCQINMNKCDPNPCQNGGTCQGSENKYECLCSASYTGERCHINKGTPGALFPSPLIEVAVPVACGSLLLLSIGLIFMILTARKRRQSEGTYSPSQQEVAGARLEMDSVLKVPPEERLI, encoded by the exons ATGGAATTAAAGAAAACTACCTCCAGGACGTacagtgctgctctcctgctgccactTTTCCTCTTATTTTGGG GAACTTCATCCTCTGACAATGATAGCAGATGTTCCTCATCCCCATGTCAAAATGGTGGGAGCTGTAAAGATTTGGAAATGGGTTATGAATGCACCTGCCCCTCGGAGCCTGTAGCCTACACTGGCATAAACTGTGAACTTCTCTATGATGCATGTGTTAAACCCAAGTGTCTTGCCCCTAGGATTTGCAACGCAACTCCAGGACTCCTGGAATATGAATGCATCTGTATGCCTGGCTTCACAGgtattgattgtaacattaatATTAATGAGTGTGAGAGCAACCCTTGTAAAGAGCCTCATTTTGAATGTGTAGATAGTGTAAATGGATACACCTGTAAATGCCAAACAGGACTGAATGGAGAAGGCTGCCAAACAGAAAGCCCTGTGTGCTCTAGCCACCCCTGCCTAAATAACGGGACATGTGTCGAGGGTCCTGGGGACTATTCCTGcatctgccagcctggcttcacCGGGGCCAACTGCAGAGACAACATTGATGAGTGCGCCTCGAACCCCTGCCAGAATGGAGCCATCTGCCGCGACAGGGTGGATGAGTATAGCTGTTTCTGTGTGCCGGGGTTCCAAGGATACAACTGTGAAATAGACATCAACGAGTGCGCGTCCCGGCCCTGTAGAAACAATGGCACCTGCCTGAATGAGATGGATCACTATGTGTGCCAGTGCGTCCCCGGCTACACAG GTGTGAACTGCGATGCTGAAATAGATGAATGTGATTCAGACCCATGCCAGAATGGGGCTTCGTGCAATGATCATGTTGGGTTCTACACCTGCACCTGCATACCAGGATACCAAGGGATCCACTGCGAGGTGGACATTGATGAATGTGTGAGCCTGCCATGCCAGCACAATGGGATGTGTCGTGACCTCATCAACAG CTACCATTGTGATTGCAGTGACACAGGCTTCGAGGGCAACCACTGTGAGGTGGATATCCTGGAGTGTGCCTCTGAACCCTGTCTGAACAATGCCACGTGTGTGGAGGGAATCAAAAACTACAGCTGTGCCTGTTGGCCAG GTTACACAGGGCAGCACTGTGAAGAGGATGTGGATGAGTGTgcaacagatccctgtcacaACGGAGGTGTATGCTTTCAGCGGTCCAACCAAACCTATTATGGAACACTACCTGACTTCCCCAGTACTTTCAGCTATAGCCAAGCAGCTGGTTTTCTCTGTTCgtgccagccaggctttgcag GGGAGACATGCTTTACTAACATTGATGAGTGCAAGTCCCAGCCGTGTCAGAATGGAGGGAGCTGCGTGGACCTTACTAACGGCTTCGTTTGTCGTTGCCTGCCAGGTTATTCAG GTGTGGAATGTGCTGTTAACATCAATGAGTGTGAGGAGGGTCCCTGCAAGAATGGAGCTGTCTGTGAGGATGGCATTGCTGACTATACCTGCCACTGTGCCCCTAGCCAGGATGGCATTATCTGGGGAGGGAAGAACTGCTCTGTGAAGCTCACTGGGTGCCAGACGCACGACTGCCAAAATGAGGCCTTGTGCATCCCAACCTACCAAGCTGAGAGCCAtggccacctgtgccagtgccagcctggtttCTATGATGCCACATGCTCAACACCAACAACGTTTTCCTTTGCTTCCAGAGGGTATCTCCTCATTGAGCTGCCCGAGAACAATGAGAGCAGGAGGGACGTAGCAGGAGATCAGCTTGCCAGTGTGTCCCTCCGGTTCCGAACCACCTTGCCCAGCGCTATCCTTTTTTACCGAGGCCATGAAGCTGAATACTTGTTCCTGGAGCTCCTGGATGGCATTCTGCGTGCAGGACTGAAGAGGGATGATGCTGGGTACACGCTGCTCCTGGAAGGGCTGAGAGTTGATGATGGCCAGTGGCATAAAGTTGAAATTGTTCTACACGACACTGTGCAGCTAAAGCTCTGGCATGAGTCTTGTGATGCAGGCgtctgccagcagagctctcctgtCCCCAGTGACACTGCTTTGATCCCACATGCCTTCCTGAATGTGTaccttggaggtgctggtgagcCAATGGCAAACAACACACACAGCCAACAAGGCTTTGTCGGCTGCCTGGAAGACCTTCAGGTAGATGCTGAAACTGTGCTTCCCGAGGATCTACCCATGGGCAAGTCCTCCCCAGTGCAGCGGGGGTGTGACCGGACAGAGTGGTgcctctcccagccctgctttcATGGAGGGCTCTGTGTGGACCTTTGGGCAACCTTCAGGTGTGACTGCTCCAGGCCTTATGGAGGTCCAGCTTGCACATATG AGCGCCCAGCAGCAACATTTGGCCTAGAGAACTCCACCAGCTTTGCCTCTTTCACCCTTTCTGATAGCCTTGGTGCAGACTTCAACATTTCCTTTTTCATTCGTAGTAGGAAACCTGATGGCTTGCTATTGCAGATCAGCAATGAAAGCCACCCCTGCCTCACCATCTACTTGAAGAATGGCAAGCTGGCGGTAGAGATGGTATCTACAGGTGCTGTCACGTTTCCAGAAAATTTGGTGGATGGGAAAAGACATTTGGTAGCTCTGTCTTTCCAAGGAGCAATTGTTCGTGCTCACCAATCAGACATGTACCTGGAGCTAGGACAGCTCCTAGCAAGACCTCTTTTGGCTGGTTATGAAGTGTACATTGGTGGGCATCCCAACCCAGACAGCACTGATATGTGGGGAGGCTATTTCAAAGGCTGTTTGCAGGACATCCAGCTGAACAGCCACCACGTAGAGTTGTTTCAGGTGGAGAACTACAGTCTGCCACAGGAACTCAACAGGACTCTAAATGATAATCTTGTGAAGGGCTGCATCTCTGATGACACCTGCAAG tctGAACCATGTCAGAATGGTGGCAAATGCATTGTCACTTGGAATGATTTCCATTGCAGCTGTCCAGCAAATTTCACTGGAAAATTCTGTGAGGAGAGAGTTTGGTGTGAAAGTGACCCATGTCCTGAAGCTACCACCTGTATAAATGTTCCAGCAGGATATGTGT GTCTGGCTAACGCAACATTTAATAGTTACACTGCTGTTGAATTCACTACCAACATGTCAGTGACTCgaactctgagcagcctccacATGGACTTCAGGACCAGGGATGAAGATGCTGTTCTGCTTCAGGCTGTGGAAGAAGTGGATTCCCTCCAGATAGCCATTAAGAACTCCTCCCTGCTCATTGACATCAGGAGTGGGAATAGCATTGAAGGTGTCAGCTTCCTGAGTCCGAAGTCGGTGACGGATGGTGCCTGGCACACCATCTCTGTGTTTATGGAGGAGCCATCTGCACTGTCTTCCAGGTGGCTGTTTCAGTTGGATGGGTCTGTTAATACGACTCTGCAGGGAAATGCTGGGAACTTAGACTTCCTGAAGAACAATGCACTGATAGTTGTAGCTGAAAATTACAGTGGCTGCCTTGGACAAGTGAACATAGGGGGGATCTACTTGCCATTCACTGCCCACCACTCGTACCCCCAGCCAGAACAGTTCCAGCAGTCCAGCAGCAGAACCATACTGCTAGGCTGCTCTGGGGCTGATGTTTGTGCTTCCAGCCCATGCCTCAATGCTGGAACCTGTGAGGACCTGTTCAATtccttcagctgtgcctgcagtaCTGGCTGGGGTGGGCTGCTCTGCGAGTCCAACATTGATGACTGCCAGTCAAACCCATGTGTTCACGGGGACTGTGTTGACGCAGTGGCAGATTTCCAGTGTGAGTGCTTCAGGGGCTTCATTGGGAAGCGCTGCGACATCAACGTCGATGACTGCATCCGGCACCAGTGCCGCAACGGAGCTACCTGTGTCGATGGGGTTTATGGCTACTCCTGCAAGTGCCCTCCTCAGTTTTCAGGACCTCGCTGCGA ATGGCCGTTCCCACCTGAACAGTGTGGTAAGAACTTCACCTGCTTGAATGGTGGCAAGTGTGtcacagagagctggggagccaACTGCAGTTGCAAGCCAGGATTCACAGGACGGAA TTGTCAAATCAACATGAACAAGTGTGACCCAAACCCTTGCCAGAACGGAGGCACGTGCCAAGGCTCTGAGAACAAGTACGAGTGTTTGTGCAGTGCCAGCTACACAGGAGAGCGCTGCCACATTAAC AAAGGGACTCCAGgtgctctcttcccctccccactaATTGAAGTAGCTGTCCCTGTagcctgtggctctctgctgctgctcagtatTGGGCTCATATTCATGATTCTCACTGCAAGGAAGAGGCGCCAATCAGAGGGAACCTACAGCCCGAGCCAGCAGGAAGTGGCAGGAGCTCGGCTGGAGATGGACAGTGTCCTAAAGGTGCCACCTGAAGAGCGGTTAATATAG
- the CRB2 gene encoding protein crumbs homolog 2 isoform X7: MGYECTCPSEPVAYTGINCELLYDACVKPKCLAPRICNATPGLLEYECICMPGFTGIDCNININECESNPCKEPHFECVDSVNGYTCKCQTGLNGEGCQTESPVCSSHPCLNNGTCVEGPGDYSCICQPGFTGANCRDNIDECASNPCQNGAICRDRVDEYSCFCVPGFQGYNCEIDINECASRPCRNNGTCLNEMDHYVCQCVPGYTGVNCDAEIDECDSDPCQNGASCNDHVGFYTCTCIPGYQGIHCEVDIDECVSLPCQHNGMCRDLINSYHCDCSDTGFEGNHCEVDILECASEPCLNNATCVEGIKNYSCACWPGYTGQHCEEDVDECATDPCHNGGVCFQRSNQTYYGTLPDFPSTFSYSQAAGFLCSCQPGFAGETCFTNIDECKSQPCQNGGSCVDLTNGFVCRCLPGYSGVECAVNINECEEGPCKNGAVCEDGIADYTCHCAPSQDGIIWGGKNCSVKLTGCQTHDCQNEALCIPTYQAESHGHLCQCQPGFYDATCSTPTTFSFASRGYLLIELPENNESRRDVAGDQLASVSLRFRTTLPSAILFYRGHEAEYLFLELLDGILRAGLKRDDAGYTLLLEGLRVDDGQWHKVEIVLHDTVQLKLWHESCDAGVCQQSSPVPSDTALIPHAFLNVYLGGAGEPMANNTHSQQGFVGCLEDLQVDAETVLPEDLPMGKSSPVQRGCDRTEWCLSQPCFHGGLCVDLWATFRCDCSRPYGGPACTYERPAATFGLENSTSFASFTLSDSLGADFNISFFIRSRKPDGLLLQISNESHPCLTIYLKNGKLAVEMVSTGAVTFPENLVDGKRHLVALSFQGAIVRAHQSDMYLELGQLLARPLLAGYEVYIGGHPNPDSTDMWGGYFKGCLQDIQLNSHHVELFQVENYSLPQELNRTLNDNLVKGCISDDTCKSEPCQNGGKCIVTWNDFHCSCPANFTGKFCEERVWCESDPCPEATTCINVPAGYVCLANATFNSYTAVEFTTNMSVTRTLSSLHMDFRTRDEDAVLLQAVEEVDSLQIAIKNSSLLIDIRSGNSIEGVSFLSPKSVTDGAWHTISVFMEEPSALSSRWLFQLDGSVNTTLQGNAGNLDFLKNNALIVVAENYSGCLGQVNIGGIYLPFTAHHSYPQPEQFQQSSSRTILLGCSGADVCASSPCLNAGTCEDLFNSFSCACSTGWGGLLCESNIDDCQSNPCVHGDCVDAVADFQCECFRGFIGKRCDINVDDCIRHQCRNGATCVDGVYGYSCKCPPQFSGPRCEWPFPPEQCGKNFTCLNGGKCVTESWGANCSCKPGFTGRNCQINMNKCDPNPCQNGGTCQGSENKYECLCSASYTGERCHINKGTPGALFPSPLIEVAVPVACGSLLLLSIGLIFMILTARKRRQSEGTYSPSQQEVAGARLEMDSVLKVPPEERLI, translated from the exons ATGGGTTATGAATGCACCTGCCCCTCGGAGCCTGTAGCCTACACTGGCATAAACTGTGAACTTCTCTATGATGCATGTGTTAAACCCAAGTGTCTTGCCCCTAGGATTTGCAACGCAACTCCAGGACTCCTGGAATATGAATGCATCTGTATGCCTGGCTTCACAGgtattgattgtaacattaatATTAATGAGTGTGAGAGCAACCCTTGTAAAGAGCCTCATTTTGAATGTGTAGATAGTGTAAATGGATACACCTGTAAATGCCAAACAGGACTGAATGGAGAAGGCTGCCAAACAGAAAGCCCTGTGTGCTCTAGCCACCCCTGCCTAAATAACGGGACATGTGTCGAGGGTCCTGGGGACTATTCCTGcatctgccagcctggcttcacCGGGGCCAACTGCAGAGACAACATTGATGAGTGCGCCTCGAACCCCTGCCAGAATGGAGCCATCTGCCGCGACAGGGTGGATGAGTATAGCTGTTTCTGTGTGCCGGGGTTCCAAGGATACAACTGTGAAATAGACATCAACGAGTGCGCGTCCCGGCCCTGTAGAAACAATGGCACCTGCCTGAATGAGATGGATCACTATGTGTGCCAGTGCGTCCCCGGCTACACAG GTGTGAACTGCGATGCTGAAATAGATGAATGTGATTCAGACCCATGCCAGAATGGGGCTTCGTGCAATGATCATGTTGGGTTCTACACCTGCACCTGCATACCAGGATACCAAGGGATCCACTGCGAGGTGGACATTGATGAATGTGTGAGCCTGCCATGCCAGCACAATGGGATGTGTCGTGACCTCATCAACAG CTACCATTGTGATTGCAGTGACACAGGCTTCGAGGGCAACCACTGTGAGGTGGATATCCTGGAGTGTGCCTCTGAACCCTGTCTGAACAATGCCACGTGTGTGGAGGGAATCAAAAACTACAGCTGTGCCTGTTGGCCAG GTTACACAGGGCAGCACTGTGAAGAGGATGTGGATGAGTGTgcaacagatccctgtcacaACGGAGGTGTATGCTTTCAGCGGTCCAACCAAACCTATTATGGAACACTACCTGACTTCCCCAGTACTTTCAGCTATAGCCAAGCAGCTGGTTTTCTCTGTTCgtgccagccaggctttgcag GGGAGACATGCTTTACTAACATTGATGAGTGCAAGTCCCAGCCGTGTCAGAATGGAGGGAGCTGCGTGGACCTTACTAACGGCTTCGTTTGTCGTTGCCTGCCAGGTTATTCAG GTGTGGAATGTGCTGTTAACATCAATGAGTGTGAGGAGGGTCCCTGCAAGAATGGAGCTGTCTGTGAGGATGGCATTGCTGACTATACCTGCCACTGTGCCCCTAGCCAGGATGGCATTATCTGGGGAGGGAAGAACTGCTCTGTGAAGCTCACTGGGTGCCAGACGCACGACTGCCAAAATGAGGCCTTGTGCATCCCAACCTACCAAGCTGAGAGCCAtggccacctgtgccagtgccagcctggtttCTATGATGCCACATGCTCAACACCAACAACGTTTTCCTTTGCTTCCAGAGGGTATCTCCTCATTGAGCTGCCCGAGAACAATGAGAGCAGGAGGGACGTAGCAGGAGATCAGCTTGCCAGTGTGTCCCTCCGGTTCCGAACCACCTTGCCCAGCGCTATCCTTTTTTACCGAGGCCATGAAGCTGAATACTTGTTCCTGGAGCTCCTGGATGGCATTCTGCGTGCAGGACTGAAGAGGGATGATGCTGGGTACACGCTGCTCCTGGAAGGGCTGAGAGTTGATGATGGCCAGTGGCATAAAGTTGAAATTGTTCTACACGACACTGTGCAGCTAAAGCTCTGGCATGAGTCTTGTGATGCAGGCgtctgccagcagagctctcctgtCCCCAGTGACACTGCTTTGATCCCACATGCCTTCCTGAATGTGTaccttggaggtgctggtgagcCAATGGCAAACAACACACACAGCCAACAAGGCTTTGTCGGCTGCCTGGAAGACCTTCAGGTAGATGCTGAAACTGTGCTTCCCGAGGATCTACCCATGGGCAAGTCCTCCCCAGTGCAGCGGGGGTGTGACCGGACAGAGTGGTgcctctcccagccctgctttcATGGAGGGCTCTGTGTGGACCTTTGGGCAACCTTCAGGTGTGACTGCTCCAGGCCTTATGGAGGTCCAGCTTGCACATATG AGCGCCCAGCAGCAACATTTGGCCTAGAGAACTCCACCAGCTTTGCCTCTTTCACCCTTTCTGATAGCCTTGGTGCAGACTTCAACATTTCCTTTTTCATTCGTAGTAGGAAACCTGATGGCTTGCTATTGCAGATCAGCAATGAAAGCCACCCCTGCCTCACCATCTACTTGAAGAATGGCAAGCTGGCGGTAGAGATGGTATCTACAGGTGCTGTCACGTTTCCAGAAAATTTGGTGGATGGGAAAAGACATTTGGTAGCTCTGTCTTTCCAAGGAGCAATTGTTCGTGCTCACCAATCAGACATGTACCTGGAGCTAGGACAGCTCCTAGCAAGACCTCTTTTGGCTGGTTATGAAGTGTACATTGGTGGGCATCCCAACCCAGACAGCACTGATATGTGGGGAGGCTATTTCAAAGGCTGTTTGCAGGACATCCAGCTGAACAGCCACCACGTAGAGTTGTTTCAGGTGGAGAACTACAGTCTGCCACAGGAACTCAACAGGACTCTAAATGATAATCTTGTGAAGGGCTGCATCTCTGATGACACCTGCAAG tctGAACCATGTCAGAATGGTGGCAAATGCATTGTCACTTGGAATGATTTCCATTGCAGCTGTCCAGCAAATTTCACTGGAAAATTCTGTGAGGAGAGAGTTTGGTGTGAAAGTGACCCATGTCCTGAAGCTACCACCTGTATAAATGTTCCAGCAGGATATGTGT GTCTGGCTAACGCAACATTTAATAGTTACACTGCTGTTGAATTCACTACCAACATGTCAGTGACTCgaactctgagcagcctccacATGGACTTCAGGACCAGGGATGAAGATGCTGTTCTGCTTCAGGCTGTGGAAGAAGTGGATTCCCTCCAGATAGCCATTAAGAACTCCTCCCTGCTCATTGACATCAGGAGTGGGAATAGCATTGAAGGTGTCAGCTTCCTGAGTCCGAAGTCGGTGACGGATGGTGCCTGGCACACCATCTCTGTGTTTATGGAGGAGCCATCTGCACTGTCTTCCAGGTGGCTGTTTCAGTTGGATGGGTCTGTTAATACGACTCTGCAGGGAAATGCTGGGAACTTAGACTTCCTGAAGAACAATGCACTGATAGTTGTAGCTGAAAATTACAGTGGCTGCCTTGGACAAGTGAACATAGGGGGGATCTACTTGCCATTCACTGCCCACCACTCGTACCCCCAGCCAGAACAGTTCCAGCAGTCCAGCAGCAGAACCATACTGCTAGGCTGCTCTGGGGCTGATGTTTGTGCTTCCAGCCCATGCCTCAATGCTGGAACCTGTGAGGACCTGTTCAATtccttcagctgtgcctgcagtaCTGGCTGGGGTGGGCTGCTCTGCGAGTCCAACATTGATGACTGCCAGTCAAACCCATGTGTTCACGGGGACTGTGTTGACGCAGTGGCAGATTTCCAGTGTGAGTGCTTCAGGGGCTTCATTGGGAAGCGCTGCGACATCAACGTCGATGACTGCATCCGGCACCAGTGCCGCAACGGAGCTACCTGTGTCGATGGGGTTTATGGCTACTCCTGCAAGTGCCCTCCTCAGTTTTCAGGACCTCGCTGCGA ATGGCCGTTCCCACCTGAACAGTGTGGTAAGAACTTCACCTGCTTGAATGGTGGCAAGTGTGtcacagagagctggggagccaACTGCAGTTGCAAGCCAGGATTCACAGGACGGAA TTGTCAAATCAACATGAACAAGTGTGACCCAAACCCTTGCCAGAACGGAGGCACGTGCCAAGGCTCTGAGAACAAGTACGAGTGTTTGTGCAGTGCCAGCTACACAGGAGAGCGCTGCCACATTAAC AAAGGGACTCCAGgtgctctcttcccctccccactaATTGAAGTAGCTGTCCCTGTagcctgtggctctctgctgctgctcagtatTGGGCTCATATTCATGATTCTCACTGCAAGGAAGAGGCGCCAATCAGAGGGAACCTACAGCCCGAGCCAGCAGGAAGTGGCAGGAGCTCGGCTGGAGATGGACAGTGTCCTAAAGGTGCCACCTGAAGAGCGGTTAATATAG